From the genome of Cognaticolwellia beringensis, one region includes:
- a CDS encoding TIGR02808 family protein — protein sequence MSDLEQLIWNVLGYTSMPLIFIFGFIATALVAVFILKVFGAKPAAVLEHSAKANEKL from the coding sequence ATGAGTGATTTAGAACAGTTAATATGGAATGTTTTGGGCTATACCTCAATGCCATTGATATTTATTTTTGGCTTTATCGCCACAGCCTTAGTCGCGGTATTTATTTTAAAAGTATTTGGCGCTAAGCCTGCAGCCGTGCTTGAGCATTCAGCAAAAGCAAATGAAAAATTATAA
- a CDS encoding chaperone NapD, which translates to MINLLEESPVNIAGVMFMAYPDKAAKVADDLQAFPGAEIHATGENGSLVFTVEGLEGETNPAKRIIDTITDMSNVSGVISSSLIFHHNDAGLPQHQGKAL; encoded by the coding sequence GTGATTAATCTTTTAGAAGAAAGCCCAGTAAATATTGCCGGCGTTATGTTTATGGCTTACCCAGACAAAGCGGCTAAAGTTGCTGATGATTTGCAAGCATTTCCTGGTGCTGAAATACATGCAACTGGCGAAAATGGCAGTTTGGTTTTCACCGTAGAGGGGCTTGAAGGAGAAACCAATCCTGCCAAACGCATCATAGATACCATTACAGACATGAGCAATGTCTCAGGTGTTATCTCTTCATCACTAATATTTCATCATAACGATGCCGGTTTACCACAGCATCAGGGGAAAGCATTATGA